From the Melospiza georgiana isolate bMelGeo1 chromosome 4, bMelGeo1.pri, whole genome shotgun sequence genome, the window GCgatttgggaatattttcttgccttttcccACTGAGAAATCACTATACTCTCTGCCTCCCTAGGTACAGTAATGAGCTGCTTGAAAAAGTGTTTTGGGACACTTGGCAGCAAGACTTCTCATTTAATTGGAGAGAGCATTCGTATTTCATGTAAAGGCAACACATGGTATTGAGGGAAGTTGGTTAACAGTTTCTGCCTGTCATCTCTGAGATGGATGAATGTGATGTTCCTTTCGTTTTGCTCATGTGCTCAGACAGCTCAATGCACTCAGCCCTGCTATGTCACCCTCTCTTCCCCAGTACAGATATTCAGAATGCTTTGCTGGATATGGTTGAAGCTGACCAGGTCCACTGCCCTGGCTTTCAGGGAATGGTTCTTCCATGCTGAGTGAGCTGTTGGGGTGTAGTGAGGAGGGCAGAGTGCTCACAacccctgcccacagctgcatGCTGGGAGAGGGGGGGATTCCTGAGGCTGTGTGGGACAAGTGGCCGGTGTGATGGTGTCTCCCATTTGTGTGTTGcagatggagctgctgaagggacTGCCATTGAGCCGCACTTTCCTGGCTGTCATCCTCAACCTGCTGGCTCTCACCCTCTCCACCACAGCCTTGCTGGGCAGCTACTGGTGCACCGGGACCCAGAAAGTACCCAAGCCTTTGTGTGGGAAGAGCAAAGCCTCCCAGTGTGTGGGTGTGCCCATGCCATCCGATGCAGACACGAGCAATGTTTCCTCTGAGGACACAGTGCACTACAGCTGGGAGACTGGGGATGACCGCTTTGCCTTCAGATACTTCCACACAGGGATGTGGCTTTCCTGTGAAGAGAGCATGGAAGGGCCAGGTAGTGTTTTGCTCAGGCAGCCACAACTAATTGCCTTGTATTTACTCCACAGAAGTTTGAAGCTGAAAGGTGGAAGGCTGACAACACGTGGGAGAAAAGTATTCTTCCTTTTCCTAGATGGTATCAGCTCTGTGCACTGGTGTGGTCAATATATTTCTGTCCTTAACTGGAATTTCTGTccttcacagagcagggaagtGGAGAGTGGCTGTCTCTGGTGTGCCCTTTGGTGAGGAATAGGGCCTGTGAAGTGCAagtgatggtggtggtggcagtgaCTTTATGATAGCACTGTCCATCCTGACGAGAATTTCCATGagcctcctttccctttccctgtatCTCCATTCCTATTCACAGCTTACTTCATGCTCTTCAGGGCAAATTTGTGATGTCCTCTCAGAAATCTAAGTACAGTGATTTTATGCAGATGATAATTTTTAGCTATCACTGTGAGGACTACAATAGTTGGTATTCTTAAATCATCCAACTGAGTAGTTTTGCATTATTAAAAAGACACTGggcttttcttaaaaaaaccacaaataaataaaacgGAGACAGGGAATTTCTACCttatagatacagagaaaacCTGAAGGATCTGAACCCAAAGGAACTAAAGCTAGGAGGTAAATTAACCTAAGGATTAGAGCTGCAATATTGTAATTGTTTTTAGTTTTTGTGATATTGTGACAGGTTTCATTAGAGATTTTTGACCATGTGGGACTGGCGCTGTAAATCCTGAAGTGCCAGGGACTGACTGTAGAACCTGTACTAGAACCCTTTGGTGCTTCTCTTCACCTTTGATGTATTCCTGCCCAGACCTGCTCAAGTCCTTCTGCTGAAACCTGTGCCACGCCAGCACAGGTGGGTGCTCTGCAGTGTTCAGATGCCCTTTACTGCCTGGCACACACATCAAGGATCAGAACTAACCCTGAAGGTGGCCAACACAGAGATTTGTATCTAAAAATAGAGTGATGGAAGTCGCTTTCATCAGGGCCATTCCCCTGAGCCCACCACACTCCCTTCAGCTCTGCCCAAGTGCAAACATCTCACCTTCTTTAACCAAACCATCCTTCCAGtataatatttttcatctctgtttctgtcagtttgaaaataaataactggTGAAGAAAAGCAGACAGAAGGAGGGGTTGGAGCAGAAGGGAATGTGCTTGAAACTCATGTCCTCGCAAGTGGGCTGCTTTTTGTTATGAGCATTTCCAGAAGGGCTGTGGAAGGAGATGTGTTTATTTatgactggtttgggttgggttgtGTTTCCATGATGCTTGTGGGAGTGAAACTACATCCCTCAACTGATTTCTCTGAACAACTTTTCTGTTCACTGGGCAGTCCTGGAATAACCCCAGTGCCTGAAGGAACAGAGAAAGTATGTAACATCTGGATCACAGCAGAACACGGGAGAGAGCACGGGATAGAAGCACAGTCAGTCTCAGTCTCCTGCTCCCTGTAAATCACCCTCCCACTACTGAGCATCTTTGAAGCAACTGCATagacaataaaaacaacaaagaagGGTCTACTCTGAACAAAAGGAGTTTGAGTTGAGCTGGAGAAAGGATTTCATTTTCAGGCTAATCGCAGGATCAGTTTAGATGAGCCATTACTGAATATCCTCATTAAAGTTCTAGGTGAAGTAGCAAATTGCAAGTTAATGAGAACCGCAGATGGCACTAAACTGGGTAGCATCCTGAGAGCTGTGGATGACAGAAGTAGCACAGGAGATTTGGAAAGATTAGAACTGGGGatagaaattaagaaaattagATTCTTACATGAAGCGGAAAAGTCAGGGAGAAAATACTGTGCCAAGTGGAGGAGAGGACCCTCAAATGCAGCAATGCAggatgcagggacagaggcTTACAGATAATAATGATGGACCCTCAGCTGAGACACTAGTTTGCCAAAGCAAACATTAACACAATTTGTTGAAATAGCATGTCTAAAATGTGAGGACCAAGGATCATATTTCTGTATGAGTCTCTGCCACAGAAGGGGGACTTGCATCTCTGTCACCAAGTATTTCACTTGGGAAGTTctgtttttgctttcttctttgaGAAGCAGTGCTAGAAATGCTCTTCTGAGATTAGGGTGTGTGGGAATTCAGCAGAAGTGATGGATCTGCAGTCTCTTACAAGCTACACCCTTAATAAACCTGATAATCAGTAATGTTGTGAATGAGTAGCAACAGATTTTTATATTCAACAGGGGCTAGAAAGATTTACAAATTgctgaagcttttttttttctgaaaagataATTTCTAGTTTTGCAGGAAAATGCTGCCTTCCCATCCTTTGCCTCAGTGAAGGTCTGGAAAGATAGAAAAAAAACGGAGGTGAGAAGGTCTGATGGGTAGATTCAGGGATGAATGGATGTATGCACTGAAAAGAGAGTGAGATgaagagattttcttttcccctgtgTTCTCTGCATTCTTTTATAAACTCAAAGCTTTGCTTTTGTGTTTCAGAAGAGAAATGCCGCAGCTTTATTGAGCTTTCACCACCAGCAGAGAGAGGTAAGAGCAAATCCCTCTATTTTACTGTAGCTGTACAGTGTGCCTCCTAGGGACAGGGAACCTGCAGTATTTTGCCTGTATGAGGACAGCAGGGTGGGTCCCCAAAGAGCCAGGTAAGAAATCCTGTCCTTGAGGTTGCTAAAAGAGCAAAGATTTCCTCCCAGATGTTTGCATAAACCACTGCCATAAGTGAAGTCAGTGCTGGAAACCTCAGATTCCCTCCAGTATGAGGTGGGATTTCTCTCATGTAGTGAGTTGCCAGGTCTGGAGTTGTCATCTTGCTGTAGTAAAGGGGAAGAGGATGGATGAGCCTCAGGGCAGCCCCTCCTACACAGGCTACATGTTAACTCAGTGCTTCAGTTTTGGGGCCTAGTACCATTAATCTGGAAGCTGAATCACCTCTTACTTTGCGGTAAATGAACAGGACATCTGAAAATTATGCTTTCAAGGTGAAGTCCCTGCCTCATTAAATACAAAACTACATTTGGATAGAAGAGATCAGCCCTCCTGTCATTCTCACATGTTTCAAATCACTCTGTGGATAGCTTCAGTACAGTTTGATGTAAGTGTACATATGCTACGGAGGTTCTGCTTAATGAAGGCTTTTCAGTTGGTGTGGGCTTGCTAACTATTCCCTGAGATGGAGGCTGGAGACAAGTCATTTCAGAAGATGTTCACATATGAAGGGAAAGGCCTGGGGTGCAAAGCCTGTCACAGCACTCAAACCCTGAAAACAAGGGTGTAATAAATGCTGGGGATTTGCAAGCACCATTTTCACCCTTTCCTGCACAAAGTATAATAATCTCAACGTGACCAGTGCAGGTGCCATTGTATGGCCAGGCTAGCACCGCACAAGGGGGTGTGACTACTGACTGTGGGATGGGCTGGCTgagctgggtgtgtgcagagcagctccataGTACACAGGCAACATTACAAGACCAAATTACACATCATCACTGGGAAGCTTGGACTTACAAGGAAAATGATGCAGAGGTCTCTGTGTATGTGTGGTCCCTGCAACCTCCAGAATACTTTTGACAGTCTGACCTTTAATGAAATATTCTCCTTGATGGTGCTGCAGGAAGCAAGCCAGCTCCTTTAAACAGGGAATGCAGCTCATCTATTTCTGCTAAAGAGCTGGTTGACTATATGGCACTAATGATGTTGAGTATTGAAGTCAGTGCCACATTAATGAGGGTTTTCTTCACACTCCTTTTCCCCAGCTGAATATCTCCTCTACAGCCATTAATAGTTGCTAACAGTAGTGTTCACAGTGCTGCTTCATTTGTCAGATTAATGTTTCTTCCTCAGTGGATTCTGTGCTTTTCCACAGCCCAGCATTACAGAGTGCCTTTCTTCATCCTCCTTCAGTTCTTGCTGCACAGCTGTAGaactcagctcagctcagctcagctgtggACTCTGGTATCACTTAAATCCCACTCGAAATCCCAGCATGGAAGTACCTGCACTCTGTTCAAGGAGCAGGGTGGGTGGTCAGTGTTACTGCCCTGGCTGGATATCAACTCCAAGGAACACACTTTCATTTTAATTGAGGTTTCAATGAGAAATACAGGGATGCAAGAGGCTTCCTGAATTCCAGAGGCCATGTCCCAGACAGTCATGGATGCACCATATAGTTCTTAAATAGTCGAGTCCCAGGTTAAAACTTGTTTCTTATTGTTGTGATCAGAGCTTGGATGTGTTCATGGCCAATCTATGACCATTATATTTTGTGCTGGTAGTCAACAGCTTCCCTGTCtctttccctttgctttccTCCTTGCTGTTTATGAATAGTGCTGGCTTGTTTACAGAGGCCATTTTAGCTCTGCCATGTTAGAGGAGCCATCCTCTGTGACATGCACTCTGTCCCCTACAGCACCCATTGGTCCCTTGCTCCCAGGCTGCGGAGATTTCTTTTGggtgttttctgctttcctttgtcCCATTCTATCCAAAGGACATCCTTTCAGGATTGGGTTGAGAGAGGGGAGTACACCTTGAACATGGCTGCATCCTGTATTCCTGGCAGGAATCCTGTGGCTGTCACTGGGATCAGAGATGCTGTACATCAGCTTGCTGCTCATCAGCTTCATCCTCCTGATGGTGGAAATTCTGCACACTGGCAATCCTGTGTGTGGGATGAAGCTCAATGCCTTTGCTGCTGTCTCCTCAGTGCTGTCAGGTAAGTGTATTACTGTAGTCTTGGAATGTCAGCACTGGAGAGCCTGCTTTTCCACTCAAGGATGAAGTatgctgctctggctcctgctgtAACTTCTTTGCTTTGTCCTTCGTGTCCAGGTCTCCTTGGGATGGTGGCACACATGATGTACACTCAAGTCTTCCAGGCAACAGTTAATCTGGGACCGGAGGACTGGAGGCCACACACATGGGACTATGGCTGGGCATTCTAGTACGTGAGCTCTGAGGTCATCTTCACCCCCAGCCTTTAGAGCTTCAGCCATGCCACCcgcttcctcctcctttcctgaTCTTCTGTGTGTCCAGTGACAGGTGTACCAAGGTTCTCCCACCATTAATCTGCGGTCTTTGCCTCACCCTGTTTTAATAAATGGTGGCTGAGCTACTTAAATGAATGGTTACCAAAGGAGTGGGAAAACAATGGGGTCACACCTGAACTGAATTGCCTTCAGCCTTGCTGACTCATTAGGCTTGCCCCTCTGCTGGTTTGCCCTGTTTGGTCTCAACTCTTCCTGTGTGCAGAGGCCAGTGTCACACTTGTAATGATGCTCTCAAACACACCttgtttttctgcagctgtAACAAGTTGCATGCTGGCTTGGCATCTTCACTAACCAGtgctgggccaaagggcctGTTCCTGTAACACCAACACCAAGCTTAGAGATgtgggcagagctcagcccccaaCCAGCAGCCACACCATCTTCtccagtgctggcccagccataTAATGGAAGCTGCACTGGAGGCCAAGGCCATCTTAAGAAGGTACTATgtgcaggaaggaggaaaagcaggcaGTACACCACAGGGTCACTTGTGAGCCAGGAAgaggagctgtgaaaagcaggtgGCTCAGTGTGCCTTTCTCTAAAGGATAAAACAGCCAAGCACAGTGGACAAGACATACCTGACCTCAGAAACAGCTGGGTGAGCCTTGCAGGTGCCCATGGAAAGTGCAGGTTCAATTTCAATGCTGTATTGATGATGACCACATTGATTCTCAAACACTCcagtgccctgtgccacccGTGGAGACGAAATGCCAGGCTGGCAATTTGGTTATGCTCAGGTAGACAAGCCTCATGCACAGTAAGACACTGAGAGTCCAGCAATACAGAACTTGCTTCCAAGCTGTGCTCCCTTGCTCTGACCAGTTACAGATGTTCCTGCTGCCCTTTTCCCTGTGtcactcctgtccctgtcatGGGGATGACCAATATTTATCCCACTGATTTAAGAAGAATCTTGTGGTGGGATAACTGAAGAACTGTAATGCTATGAGCCTTAGTCACTCTAGCTCATGTCTGTGCCCAGTAGATTCTGCCTGGCAAACTAGGGAGAATTGGGGTGTCATGGTGTTCCTTTCCCTACATGGCTTTTCACAGCATGTGCTTCTTCTGTGTGTCTCTGGCAGCATGGCCTGGGCCTCCTTCACCTGCTGCATGGCCTCTGCTGTCACCACTCTCAATACCTACACCAAGACGATACTGGAGTTTAAAAGGAACCACATCAAGGGATACGATGGGACCCTCAAGGATCACCCTCAGCACCACCAGTGCTTCATACAGCAAATAAGCAGCTACTATGAGCCCAAAGGCAAGGTCTTCCATTCAGTCTCTGAGGGAGTCGACTTCTACACTGATCTGCAGCAGAAAATACTGCAGAGGGAACCAGAGCTGGACCTGGATGAAGTCTTGGGCCAGACAATTGGGGAGGATCGCTGTTAGGGATGAGTGtacagggacagagcagtggAGTTTGGGAGGAACAAGAGCTCTGAACTAAGCATTGGCACCACTGTTAGCAGGTTTTGGGGACCTcttccaggctctgcagggagtgAGGAGGCAGGCACTGGGTCAGGGCAACTAGAGTAGAAGTTTGGGGGTCCTCCCTGGTCATATACAATGTGATGGGTGCCCTCTTCTGACAAGGGTGAAACTGGAGGGACATGCTGGTGCCAGCTGTCTCCAAGCACTTTCAGAGTTGAGTCAGATGTCCTGATCCCAGTATTGCACTGGGGAACAGACAATCAGCACCATCCAGATGGCAAACTGTGCTGCTGGGTGGTGTCACACTGACCTTCCATCAGCACCTCCATTTCAGTGCTATGGTGAAGGCCATCAGTGTTCATATTGATCAGCTGTCACCCTCTCTGAACACCCTGCTTATTCTTAATTTCCAGGCCCAAACtcttctccctgcccccagATTAAAAGTCCCGCTGCAGTAGGAATAGGAGATAGCTTTCAgacatctcctcctccttccta encodes:
- the GSG1 gene encoding germ cell-specific gene 1 protein isoform X2, which translates into the protein MELLKGLPLSRTFLAVILNLLALTLSTTALLGSYWCTGTQKVPKPLCGKSKASQCVGVPMPSDADTSNVSSEDTVHYSWETGDDRFAFRYFHTGMWLSCEESMEGPEEKCRSFIELSPPAERGILWLSLGSEMLYISLLLISFILLMVEILHTGNPVCGMKLNAFAAVSSVLSGLLGMVAHMMYTQVFQATVNLGPEDWRPHTWDYGWAFYMAWASFTCCMASAVTTLNTYTKTILEFKRNHIKGYDGTLKDHPQHHQCFIQQISSYYEPKGKVFHSVSEGVDFYTDLQQKILQREPELDLDEVLGQTIGEDRC
- the GSG1 gene encoding germ cell-specific gene 1 protein isoform X1, with translation MPHFRVKMELLKGLPLSRTFLAVILNLLALTLSTTALLGSYWCTGTQKVPKPLCGKSKASQCVGVPMPSDADTSNVSSEDTVHYSWETGDDRFAFRYFHTGMWLSCEESMEGPEEKCRSFIELSPPAERGILWLSLGSEMLYISLLLISFILLMVEILHTGNPVCGMKLNAFAAVSSVLSGLLGMVAHMMYTQVFQATVNLGPEDWRPHTWDYGWAFYMAWASFTCCMASAVTTLNTYTKTILEFKRNHIKGYDGTLKDHPQHHQCFIQQISSYYEPKGKVFHSVSEGVDFYTDLQQKILQREPELDLDEVLGQTIGEDRC